The following DNA comes from Cellulomonas soli.
GTCCTACCTGCGGGGCCAGGGCGTCGCTCCGTCGGGTGTGGTGCGGCTCGACGGCGCGGTGGAGACCGCGATCCGTCTGGGTGTCGCAGATGTCATCGCCGATGTCGTCGAGACCGGAACGACGCTGCGGGCCGCCGGGCTGGAGATCTTCGGCGAGCCCCTGCTGCGGTCCGAGGCGGTGCTGGTGCGCCGCTCCGACGGCGAGGAGCCCGCCGGGCTCGACGTGCTCACGCGGCGGCTGCAGGGCGTGCTGACCGCGCGCGAGTACGTGCTCATGGACTACGACGTGCCGCTCGCGCAGGTCGAGGCGGCCGTGGCCATCACGCCCGGTCTGGAGTCGCCCACGGTGTCGCCCCTGCACAACCGCGACTGGGCGGCCGTGCGGGCGATGGTGCGCCGCGCGGACACGAACCGGGTGATGGACGCGTTGTACGAGGTGGGTGCGCGCGCGATCCTCGTGACCTCGATCCACGCCTGCCGTCTCTGACCGGCAGGCCACGATCCGACCGCGAGCCACGCTCTGACCGCAGGCCCGGCGGACGGCCCGAGGAGGCTCGGATGACGGACGTGACCCCGCCCGCCGGTGGCACCGACGACCGACGTGATCTGCACGCGCCGTTCCGGCCGCGGCTCGCCCGGGCCGTGACCCTCACGCTGGTCGTCGTCCTGCTCGTGCTGACCGCGGTGCTCGTCGTCGTCCTCCCCGCCGTGATCCCGGACATAACGGCCTCGGACCGTGCGGCGTTCGCCGTGGCGGGCGCCGCGTTCGCCTGGTTCTGCTGGCGGCAGGCGAGCGTCGTCGCCCGACCCGACGCCGACGGGCTGACCGTGCGGAACCTCGTGGTGACACGACGGCTGAGCTGGGCCCAGATCGTCTCGGTGCGCTTCGGTCAGGGGCGCCCGTGGGTGCAGCTCGACCTCGACGACGGCGACACGCTGGCCGTCATGGGGGTGCAGCGCTCGGACGGTGCCCGTGCGGAGCGGGAGGCGCGCAGGCTGGCGACGCTCGTGGCGCTGCACACCGCGACCACCCAGGACGACTGAGCCGCCCCGACCGTTCGAGCGATCAGTCCAGCAGTGCGACGGCGTGCACCCCGGCGACCGCTGCCGCGAGGAACGCCGCCGGGTCCTGCTCGAGGCCCCGGCCCATGGTCGAGAGCCGCACCGGCGTCCCGGCGAGCGCGCTGAGCAGGTCCGCGTCGGCGGGCACGTCCACGAGCCTGTGCCTACCGTGCGGTGCTGCGAGCGCGGCGACCTGGTCGTCGACCCGGCGCCCGAGGGCGTCGAGCCCGCCGTGCGGGTCGGGGTCGAACCGCGGGACCGGGACGTCGGCGGAGGCCAGCGCGACGCGCCCGTACGCGGTCAGGGAGTGGTGGGAGACGCCGAGGTGCCGTTCGCGCAGGTCGGCGCCGGAGACGCGCAGCGAGGCGACCGCCCGCCCACCGAGCGTGGCGGAGGCGTTGACCGCCTCCCCGGCCGCCACTCCCGAGAACCCCCAGCGGGTACCCGTGCCGAGGTTCCCGGGTCCCTGGGCGACGACGACCAGGTCGGCGCCGACGACGTGCCGGGCGGTGAGCAGACCGGTGTGCACGGTGACCGCCTCGAGGTCGCCGCCGAACGACTGGCCGGTGGTGATGCACGCCTCGACCCATCCGGACGAGCGCAGCCCGGCGACGGTGCGGGAGAACCAGGCGGGCAGCGCCCCGCCGTCGGTCATGACGTAGGCGACGCGGGGGACCGGGCGTCCGGCACGCGCGGCGGCGAAGCGGGCGCCCGCGACGATCGCGGGGAGCGCCGAGTGCAGGTCGGCCACGACGACGGGCATCCCGGCCAGGTCGTCGGCGTCGCGCAGCACCTCGTGGTGCGTGGACTCCTGGTCGTCGACGCCCAGGACCATGGCCTGCAGCGGCGTGTAGCGGGCCTTGACGAGATGCCCCGGCCCTGCCGGCGGGTCGGCCGGCAGCGCGTCGGTGCGCGCCACGACGAGCGCGTACCCGCCGGTTCCGAGCCCTCGGGCCTGGGCCGAGACGTTGAGCAGCACCCGGGCGCCGACACCGATCTCCCCGACCAGCTCGGGGTACGCCAGGGCACGCACGGTCCCAGGCAGCACCGGTGCGGTCTCGGTGGGCCCGGTACCCGTGCCAGGGACGGGCTCGAGCTCGACCGTCAGCTCGGCGGCGCCCGGCCAGGTGGCTCCGAGCGACACCACGACACCTGCACGCCACGTGATCACCCGGACACGGTACCGGCCGCTACGGTGGAGCCGATGGCCGCCCAGATCCCCCCCGCCGAGCGCCTGCTGAACCTCGTGATCGCCCTGGTCAACACCGCGGGCCGGATGACGAAGGAGCAGGTGCGCGCGAGCGTCTCCGGGTACGGGGACGCGCCGAGCGACGACGCGTTCGAGAGGATGTTCGAGCGCGACAAGGACACGCTGCGTGACCTGGGCGTGCCGATCCTCACGGTGACAGGTGCGCACGGCGACGACATCGGCTACCGGATCGACCAGGACGCCTACGCCCTGCCGCCGCTCGAGCTGACTCCCGCCGAGCTCGGTGTGCTCGCGTTGGCCGCCCAGTTCTGGCAGGACCAGGCCCTGCGCACGGACACCTCGCGCGCACTGACCAAGCTGCGCGCCGCGGGAGAGGGGCCCGAGTCGACCGACCTGGTGGCGGGACTCGCCCCGCGCGTGCGCGCTGCGGGAGGCGCGTTGTCCCCGCTGGTGGACGCCGTGCAGGCCCGTCAGGCCGTGCGGTTCACCTATCGCGCCGCGAGTACCGGCCAGGTCCGCGACCGCACCGTCGAGCCGTGGCAGCTGCTGACCCGCCGTGGCGGCTGGGTGCTCGTCGGCTTCGACCGGGACCGCGCCGCGAGCCGCTCGTTCCGGCTGAGCCGTATCGAGGGCAAGGTGCGGGTCGTGGGCGAGCCCGGACAGGTGGTGCCGCCGACTCGGGAGGCGCTCGAGGCCGTGCTGGCCTCCTGGGCCTCGGGCGAGGAACGGGTGGCCACCCTCGCCGTTCTGCCCGAGCGGGCGGGTGCCACGCGCGCACGCTCCGTCGCTGCGCCCGACGGCTCGCCCGACCCGGGGCAGGATCCCGCGCTCGGCGGGCTGCTGGCGCACCGGGACGTGCTGCACGTGCCGTACCGGTCGACGTGGGAGCTGGCCGAGGAGCTCGTCGGTTACGGCGACGCGGTCGTGGTGCTGGACCCGCCGGCCCTGCGTGAGACGGTCCTGCGCCTGCTGCGGGTCGCGTCGACGTTCGACCGGGACGCCCGATCGGGACCGGCGGGATCAGGACCGACGGGGTCGGGACCGACGGGAGCGGGGCAGGTGGTCGGTCGTGGCTGAGCGGGCGAGCGAGAGGCTGCTGCGGCTGCTCGGCATGGTCGCGTACCTGGACGGGCGCAGCGGGGTGCCGATCGAGGTCGTCGCGGAGCAGTTCGGTGTGAGCGCCGAGCAGGTGATGAGCGACATCGACACCCTCTGGGTGACGGGCACCCCGGGGTACTTCCCGTACGACCTCATCGACTTCGACGCCGACTCGTACGAGCAGGGGGTCGTGCGACTGACCGAGTCGCGTGGGCTGACCCGGCCCCTGCGGCTGGGGACGCGCGAGGCCGTCGCCCTGGTCGCGGCACTGCGGGCGATGCAGTCGGCGCTCGCCCCCGGGCTCGACCCCGAACGCGCCGCGGTCCTCGCGAGCGTGCTGGACAAGCTCACCGCCGCGACCGGGGACGCCGCGGCGGCGGTCGACGTCCAGCTGGCCCTCGACGGCGCCCCGCAGGTCGTGGCGGCGCTCGGTGCAGCCCTGCAACGCCGGCGACGCCTGCGCATCCGGTACGTCGACGCCTCCGACGTGACGACCGAGAGGGACGTGGACCCGCTGCGGCTGGTCACCGGGGACGAGCGTTCGTACCTGCTGGCCTGGTGCCTGCGCGCCGGGGGCGAGCGCATGTTCCGGGTCGACCGGGTGGTCGAGGCGCACGTGCTCGACGAGCCCGTGCAGGAGCACCTCGTGGAGAGGGGCGCCGAGGAGTTCCGTCCGGACCCGCGAGGCGAGCTCGTGACGCTGCACCTGCGCAGCCGCGGTCGCTGGGTCGCCGAGTCGACCCCGGTGGAGGCCGTCCGCAACCACGGCGACGGCTCGTTCGAGGTCGACCTGCGGGTGACCCAGCCGGCTTGGCTGCGGCACCTGGTGCTGCAGGTCGCCGAGGACGTCGTGGAGGCGCATCCCGCCCGTGTCGCGGCGGAGGTCGCCCGGTCCGCCCGGGCGGCGCTGGCGGCCTACGGCCCGTTGGCGGGCCCGGGCACTCAGCCAGGCGACCTCGGCGCTGACCTGGTGCCCGACGCGCAGGTGCCCGGGCAGCCCGGCTAGGGTGGCGCGGTGCTCTGGTTCAGCGTGTGGGCGGTGCTCGTCGTGGGCACCCTCGTCGGCGCGTGGTTCCTGCTGCGCAGCCTGTGGCGGTCGGCGCGCGCACTGATGGACGAGCTCGGGCGTGCCTCGCGGGTGCTGGCAGAGCTGGCCGACAAGGCCGAGGAGCTGCGCCGGGTCAGCGATGCGCAAGCAGAGCCGATCGTGCCGACGCTGTTCGCCGACAAGGCCGAGCTCCAGGCCCGCCTCGCACACCTGCGTGAGGCCCGCGAGGCGCGCAAGGACGCACGGTGGGAACGCGACGAGGCGACACGGGAGCGTTGGCGCGCGGTCTGGCGCTGATCGGCGTGCGAAGGAGCGCCCTGATGTCCAGGAGCGTCACGTGCCGCGGCTACTATCAGTCGTCCCGATAGGCGCGAGGGAGAACTGCCCCACATGAACGCTCTGAAGCCGTGGCACATCATCGTCCTGCTGATCGTCATCATCCTGCTGTTCGGGGCGAACCGGCTCCCTGACCTGGCCAAGAGCCTGGGTCAGTCGCTGAAGATCTTCAAGGCCGAGGTCAAGGACCTGACAGCCGACGACAAGCCTGCGCCGACGGTCCCCGTGACGCCTGCCGCACCCGCGGCGCCCGCGCCCGCGGCACCGGCGGCTGAGGCCCCGGCCGCCCCGCCGACCCCCGCGCAACCGGGGACGACCGGCCCGGACGACGCGTCCGACGCCGGGAGCGGCACGGCGCCCCGGGCCTGAGCCCCCGTGACCAGCACGCGCCGCGGGGGTGATCCCGGTGGTCGGATGCCGCTGCGCGCGCACCTCGTCGAGCTGCGGCGACGGGTCTTCCTCGCCGCGCTCGGCATCGCCGTCGGGGCCGTCGTGGGCTGGTTCGTCTACGACCCGGTCTTCGCTGCGCTCCAGCGCCCTCTCATGGTCGTCTCGGACGATCGGGACGGCCTGATCGCGCTCAACTTCGCCGGGGTCGCGACGTCGTTCGACATGCGCCTCAAGGTGTCGTTCTTCCTCGGCGTGATCATCTCGAGCCCGTGGTGGCTCTACCACCTGTGGGCCTTCATCACCCCGGGGCTCACTCGCAAGGAGCGGGCCTACGCCTTCGGGTTCATCGGTGCGGCCGTGCCGCTGTTCCTCGCCGGCGCGGGGATGGCGTGGTGGGTGCTGCCGAACGCGGTGGCCATCCTCACGGAGTTCACGCCGGAGGGTGCGACCAACCTCATCGATGCGCAGACGTACCTCAGCTTCGTCATGCGGATGATCCTGGCGTTCGGTCTGGCCTTCCTGCTGCCGGTCATCATGGTCGCGCTCAACCTGGCCGGGCTGGTCCGTGCCCGGACGTGGGCCCGCGGCTGGCGGTGGGCCGTGCTGCTCGCCTTCGTGTTCTCCGCGGTCATGACCCCCACGCCGGACGCCATCACGATGATCGTGCTGGCCCTGCCGATCTGCGTGCTGTACTTCGTCGCTCTCGGTCTCTCGTTCGTGCACGACCGACGGGTCGACGCCCGCCGCGTGGCCGCGGGGCTGCCACGGCTCGACGGAACCGAGGTCGACGCGGGGACCGACAAGGCCGACCAGACCGAGGACCGCGCGTGAGTCACCTGGGTCTCGTGGTCAACCCGACCGCAGGCCAGGGGCGTGGCACGGCCGTCGGACGCCAGGTGCGGGCACTGCTCGAGGCCGAGGGGCACAGGGTCGAGGACCTGTCGGCCCCCACCATCGCCCTGGCGTCGGAGCGCGCGAGGGCCGCCGCCGTGCACGGGCTCGACGCGCTCGTCGTCGTCGGCGGCGACGGCATGGTGCACCTCGGGGCGAACGTGGCGGTCGGGACCGAGCTGCCGCTGGGGATCGTGCCCGCGGGGACGGGCAACGACATCGCCCGGGCGCTGGGCCTCCCACGCTCGGACGTGCGGGCCGCCGTGGCACGCATCGACGCGGGCCTGGCGGCCGGGCCCCGGCACGTCGACGCGGTCCGTGTCGGCACACCGGACCACGGTGCCCACGAGTGGTACGTCGGCGTGCTCTCGTGCGGGCTCGACGCTGCGGTCAACGCCCGGGCGAACACGCTGCGCTGGCCGTCGGGATCGGCCAGGTACGTGCGCGCGGTGGCCGCCGAGCTCGGCGGGTTCCGCCCGTACGGGTACCGGCTGACCCTGGACGACATGGTGTGGGAGTCGGCCGGCACGCTCGTCGCCGTCGCGAACGCACCGTGGATCGGCGGCGGCCTGCACATCGCACCGGACGCCGTCCTCGACGACGGCCTGCTCGACGTGGTGGTGGCGGGACCGTTCACGCGGTCCGGGGCGGTCCGCATCTTCCCGAGCATCTACCGCGGCAAGCACGTGCGGCATCCCGCCGTCGACGTGTTCCGGACCCGGTCGATCCTCATCGAACCCGTCGACGCGCTCGGTGCGACCCCGCCACCGGCGTTCGCCGACGGGGAGCACATCGGCCCGGTGCCGCTGCGTGCCCAGGTCGTCCCCGGCGCGCTGGCCGTGCTCGCCTGAGACCCGGCCGACACCGGCGCCCGAGCACGGCGGACAGCGGGGAGCTCACGGTCGCGACCTAGGGTGTGCGTGTGGCACCGCGCACCTCGACCAGCCGCCCGTCCGACGAGCCCTCACCCGCAGAGCCCTCGCCAGCTGAGCGGTACGCGGCCTCGCGTCGTCGTGCGGCGGGTGCCAGGCTCGACGGCTTCCGCGCGATGCTGGCGTTCCCGCTCGACGACTTCCAGCTCGAGGCGTGCACCGCCCTGGAGCGCGGCAGCGGGGTGCTCGTCGCAGCCCCGACCGGTGCGGGCAAGACCGTCGTCGGCGAGTTCGCCGTCCACCTCGCGCTCGAGACGGGCCGCAAGGCCTTCTACACGACACCGATCAAGGCGCTCTCGAACCAGAAGTACGGCGACCTCGTGCGCCGCTACGGCCCCGAGCGGGTCGGCCTGCTCACCGGCGACACCACGGTCAACGGCGAGGCCCCGGTCGTCGTGATGACCACCGAGGTCCTGCGCAACATGCTGTACGCGGGTTCGTCGACGCTCTCGGGTCTCGGCTTCGTCGTGATGGACGAGGTGCACTACCTCGCCGACCGGTTCCGCGGTCCGGTCTGGGAGGAGGTGATCATCCACCTGCCCGACGACGTGCAGCTGGTCTCGCTGTCCGCCACCGTGTCCAACGCCGAGGAGTTCGGCGACTGGCTCGCGACCGTCCGCGGCGACACGGAGGTGGTCGTCAGCGAGCACCGCCCCGTGCCTCTCGGGCAGCACGTGTTCGCGCGGGGCGAGCTCGCCGACCTCTATGCCGGTCACGTCGACCCGACCGACCCGGGTGTCGACCCGCCCATCAACCCCGAGCTCCTGCACCTGCTGCGCCGCCGCGAGCGCGCCGAGGGCCCGCCGTCCCGTGGTCGACGCGGTCCGGGCGACCGCGGCCACCGGGGCGGTGGCACGGGCGCGGGTGGTCGACGCGGGGGAGGCCGGCCGACCGCGCGGTTCGCCGTCGTCGACGCGCTGGACGCGGACGGGCTGCTGCCGGCGATCGTCTTCATCTTCTCCCGCGCGGGTTGTGAGGGCGCCGTGCAGCAGTGCCTGGCGGCCGGCGTACGGCTCACGACGCCGGCCGAGCAGGCGCAGATCCGGCAGGTCGTCGAGGAGCGGTGCGCGTCCGTGCCGCCCGAGGACCTCGACGTGCTCGGCTACTGGCAGTTCGCCGAGGCGCTCTCGCGCGGTGTCGCCGCGCACCACGCCGGGATGCTTCCGCTGTTCAAGGAGACGGTCGAGGACCTGTTCTCCCGCGGCCTGGTCAAGGTCGTGTTCGCCACCGAGACCTTGGCCCTGGGCATCAACATGCCGGCCCGGTCGGTCGTCCTGGAGAAGCTCGTCAAGTGGGACGGGTCGAACCACGTCGAGATCACGCCGGGGGAGTACACCCAGCTCACGGGCCGCGCCGGCCGCCGCGGCATCGACACCGAGGGGCATGCGGTCGTCGTGGACCACCAGGGGCTCGACCCGGTCGCTCTTGCCGGCCTGGCGTCCAAGCGCCTGTACCCGCTGCGCTCGAGCTTCCGGCCGACCTACAACATGGCGGTCAACCTCGTCGCGCAGGTCGGCCGCGAGCGCTCGAGGGAGGTGCTCGAGACGTCCTTCGCGCAGTTCCAGGCCGATCGCGGGGTCGTCGGGCTGGCACGGCAGGCGCAGGCGCACACCGAGGCGCTCGAGGGCTACGCGCGTGCGATGACCTGCCACCTGGGCGACTTCACCGAGTACGCGAGGCTTCGTCGGCAGATCTCCGACACAGAGCGCGAGCAGTCGCGTGCCGCCGCGTCGGCTCGCCGCGCCGATGTCGCCCGCAGCCTGGAGGGCCTGCGCGTCGGCGACGTGCTGGAGGTGCCGACCGGCAGGCGATCGGCGCACGTGGTCGTCATCGACCCGGGTGGGAAGCCCGGGTTCGACGGCCCCCGACCCACCGTTCTCGGCGTCGACCGGCAGGTGCGGCGGCTGACGGTGGCCGACGTCGGAACGGGCGCGCGCACCGTCGGCTCGTTGCGGGTCCCCGCAGGGTTCAGCGGCAGGGTCCCGGCCGCGCGCCGAGACCTCGCGGCGGCGCTGCGGGCGGCTGTGGAGCGCGGCGACGTCGCGGCGTCCCCTCGGGCCGACCGGCCTGCCGGCAAGGGCGGCGGACGCGGGCGAGCCCGGGGAGCGTCGGCGGCCGTGCCCGACGACGCCCAGGTCGCGGCGCTGCGCCGGCAGATGCGCGCGCACCCCTGCCACGCGTGCCCCGACCGCGAGGACCACGCTCGCTGGGCGGACCGTTGGCGCCGCCTCAAGGCCGAGCACGACGCACTGGTCGCGCGCATCGCCGGGCGCACGGGGTCGATCGCCGCCGTGTTCGACCGGATCTGCGACGTGCTGGCCGAGCTCGGGTACCTGGAGACGGCCGGTACGCCGGTGCCCGCGCTGCGGGTCTCCGACGCCGGTCAGTGGTTGCGCCGGCTGTACGCGGAGAACGACCTCCTGCTCGCCGAGTGCCTGCGCCGGGGGCTGTGGGACGAGCTGGACGCCCCGGCCCTGGCCGCGGCGGTCTCGAGCGTCGTGTACCAGTCGCGCCGCGACGAGCACGGCGAGCCGCACGTGCCCGGCGGGCCTCAGGGCAGGCTCGGGCGCGCGCTCGACGAGACGGTGCGCGCGTGGTCCGAGCTGGACGACCTCGAGCAGGCGCACGGCCTGTCGACGACGGTGCCGCTCGACCTCGGGCTCGTCGAGTCGATCCACCGGTGGGCGGCCGGGCGCAGCCTCGACGCGGTGCTGCGCGGCAGCGAGCTGGCCGCAGGCGACTTCGTGCGGTGGTGCAAGCAGGTCATCGACGTGCTCGACCAGCTGTCCAAGGCGGCGCCGACCGAACGGGTGCGCACGACCGCGAGCAAGGCCGTGGACGCGTTGCGCAGGGGAGTGGTCGCCTACTCCTCGGTGTGATCGTCCGCCGGGACTGCCGCGCGTCGTCGGCCCTTGCCCGCAGGTCGGCGGGCCTCTGGCCTATCGTGGTCGGATGTGACCGCGACCCTGTACCGCCACGGTGTCATCCACTCGCCTGCCGATCCGTTCGCGGAGGCGATCCTCGTCGAGGACGGCACGATCGCCTGGCTCGGGGCCGACGACACGGCGGACGGTCTGGTCTCGCGGGCGGACGAGGTCGTCGATCTCGACGGCGCGCTCGTGGCCCCCGGTTTCGTCGACGCCCACGTGCACGTCCTGGAGACGGGTCTGGCGCTCGAGAGCGTCGACCTGACCGCGGCGGGCGGCGTCCGCTCGTTGGCCGACGCCCTCGAGGCCGTGCACCGGGCGGCGCAGCTGCGCACCGACCGCCGTGACGATGAGCCGCTGCTCGGCTTCGGCTGGGACGAGCAGGCCTGGCCCGAGGGTCGTGCACCGACACGCGAGGAGATCGACCGTGCGGCCGGTGGGGCTCCGGTCTACCTCGCGCGCGTCGACGTGCACAGCGCGGTGGTCTCGACCTCGCTCGCCGACAGCGCCGGACTCCTGGGCCTGCCGGGCTGGACCGAGGACGGTCGCGTCGAGCGCGAGGCGCACCACGCCGCACGTGAGGCGGCGCGCCAGGTGGCACCGGGACGGCGCACCGCGCTGTACCGCCGTGCCCTGCAGCATGCGGCCGCGCACGGGGTCGTCTCGGTGCACGAGCAGAGCGCGCCGTTCATCGACACGCGCGAGGGGCTCGTCGAGCTCCTCGCGATGACCGAGCGTGCTGCTGACGGCCTTGCGCACGTGGTGGGCTACCGCGGCGAGCTGTGCGTGACGGTCGACGACGCCCGGGCGCTGCTCGCCGCGATCCCTGGACTGACCGGGATCGGGGGCGACCTGAACATCGACGGGTCGATCGGCTCGCGCACCGCCGCCCTGCGTCACCCGTACGCCGATGCACCGGCGGGAGCCTCGCCGTCGGACGGTGTGCTGTACCTGACGGCCGAGCAGATCTGCAACCACGTGACGGCCGTGACCCGCGCGGGTGTGCACGGCGGGTTCCACGTCATCGGCGACCGTGCCATGGACGAGCTGCTGATCGGGCTGGGTGCGGCCTCCGACGTCGAGGGGGTCGAGGCGATCGCGCGCGCGGGTCACAGGCTCGAGCACGCGGAGATGATCGACGCCCCGGCTCTGGCCCGGCTCCTGCTGCTCGGGATCCGGCTGAGCGTGCAGCCGGCGTTCGACGCCTCGTGGGGCGGGCCGGGCGGCCTCTACGCGACCCGGCTGGGCGCGGGGCGGGCTGCGGTCCTCAACCCGATCGCGGACCTCGCGGCGGCCGGCGTCCCGTTGGCGTTCGGGTCCGACACGCCCGTGACCGCGCTCGACCCGTGGGCGGGGGTCCGGGCCGCGGTCCGGCACCACGAGGCGGACCAGCGCATCTCCGCTCGGGCGGCCTTCCGTGCGGCGACGCGCGGTGGCTGGCGGGCGGCGGGTCTGGACCACAC
Coding sequences within:
- the tatC gene encoding twin-arginine translocase subunit TatC, whose protein sequence is MPLRAHLVELRRRVFLAALGIAVGAVVGWFVYDPVFAALQRPLMVVSDDRDGLIALNFAGVATSFDMRLKVSFFLGVIISSPWWLYHLWAFITPGLTRKERAYAFGFIGAAVPLFLAGAGMAWWVLPNAVAILTEFTPEGATNLIDAQTYLSFVMRMILAFGLAFLLPVIMVALNLAGLVRARTWARGWRWAVLLAFVFSAVMTPTPDAITMIVLALPICVLYFVALGLSFVHDRRVDARRVAAGLPRLDGTEVDAGTDKADQTEDRA
- a CDS encoding diacylglycerol/lipid kinase family protein, giving the protein MSHLGLVVNPTAGQGRGTAVGRQVRALLEAEGHRVEDLSAPTIALASERARAAAVHGLDALVVVGGDGMVHLGANVAVGTELPLGIVPAGTGNDIARALGLPRSDVRAAVARIDAGLAAGPRHVDAVRVGTPDHGAHEWYVGVLSCGLDAAVNARANTLRWPSGSARYVRAVAAELGGFRPYGYRLTLDDMVWESAGTLVAVANAPWIGGGLHIAPDAVLDDGLLDVVVAGPFTRSGAVRIFPSIYRGKHVRHPAVDVFRTRSILIEPVDALGATPPPAFADGEHIGPVPLRAQVVPGALAVLA
- a CDS encoding helix-turn-helix transcriptional regulator translates to MAERASERLLRLLGMVAYLDGRSGVPIEVVAEQFGVSAEQVMSDIDTLWVTGTPGYFPYDLIDFDADSYEQGVVRLTESRGLTRPLRLGTREAVALVAALRAMQSALAPGLDPERAAVLASVLDKLTAATGDAAAAVDVQLALDGAPQVVAALGAALQRRRRLRIRYVDASDVTTERDVDPLRLVTGDERSYLLAWCLRAGGERMFRVDRVVEAHVLDEPVQEHLVERGAEEFRPDPRGELVTLHLRSRGRWVAESTPVEAVRNHGDGSFEVDLRVTQPAWLRHLVLQVAEDVVEAHPARVAAEVARSARAALAAYGPLAGPGTQPGDLGADLVPDAQVPGQPG
- the tatA gene encoding Sec-independent protein translocase subunit TatA, whose amino-acid sequence is MNALKPWHIIVLLIVIILLFGANRLPDLAKSLGQSLKIFKAEVKDLTADDKPAPTVPVTPAAPAAPAPAAPAAEAPAAPPTPAQPGTTGPDDASDAGSGTAPRA
- a CDS encoding DUF3866 family protein, which codes for MITWRAGVVVSLGATWPGAAELTVELEPVPGTGTGPTETAPVLPGTVRALAYPELVGEIGVGARVLLNVSAQARGLGTGGYALVVARTDALPADPPAGPGHLVKARYTPLQAMVLGVDDQESTHHEVLRDADDLAGMPVVVADLHSALPAIVAGARFAAARAGRPVPRVAYVMTDGGALPAWFSRTVAGLRSSGWVEACITTGQSFGGDLEAVTVHTGLLTARHVVGADLVVVAQGPGNLGTGTRWGFSGVAAGEAVNASATLGGRAVASLRVSGADLRERHLGVSHHSLTAYGRVALASADVPVPRFDPDPHGGLDALGRRVDDQVAALAAPHGRHRLVDVPADADLLSALAGTPVRLSTMGRGLEQDPAAFLAAAVAGVHAVALLD
- a CDS encoding DEAD/DEAH box helicase is translated as MAPRTSTSRPSDEPSPAEPSPAERYAASRRRAAGARLDGFRAMLAFPLDDFQLEACTALERGSGVLVAAPTGAGKTVVGEFAVHLALETGRKAFYTTPIKALSNQKYGDLVRRYGPERVGLLTGDTTVNGEAPVVVMTTEVLRNMLYAGSSTLSGLGFVVMDEVHYLADRFRGPVWEEVIIHLPDDVQLVSLSATVSNAEEFGDWLATVRGDTEVVVSEHRPVPLGQHVFARGELADLYAGHVDPTDPGVDPPINPELLHLLRRRERAEGPPSRGRRGPGDRGHRGGGTGAGGRRGGGRPTARFAVVDALDADGLLPAIVFIFSRAGCEGAVQQCLAAGVRLTTPAEQAQIRQVVEERCASVPPEDLDVLGYWQFAEALSRGVAAHHAGMLPLFKETVEDLFSRGLVKVVFATETLALGINMPARSVVLEKLVKWDGSNHVEITPGEYTQLTGRAGRRGIDTEGHAVVVDHQGLDPVALAGLASKRLYPLRSSFRPTYNMAVNLVAQVGRERSREVLETSFAQFQADRGVVGLARQAQAHTEALEGYARAMTCHLGDFTEYARLRRQISDTEREQSRAAASARRADVARSLEGLRVGDVLEVPTGRRSAHVVVIDPGGKPGFDGPRPTVLGVDRQVRRLTVADVGTGARTVGSLRVPAGFSGRVPAARRDLAAALRAAVERGDVAASPRADRPAGKGGGRGRARGASAAVPDDAQVAALRRQMRAHPCHACPDREDHARWADRWRRLKAEHDALVARIAGRTGSIAAVFDRICDVLAELGYLETAGTPVPALRVSDAGQWLRRLYAENDLLLAECLRRGLWDELDAPALAAAVSSVVYQSRRDEHGEPHVPGGPQGRLGRALDETVRAWSELDDLEQAHGLSTTVPLDLGLVESIHRWAAGRSLDAVLRGSELAAGDFVRWCKQVIDVLDQLSKAAPTERVRTTASKAVDALRRGVVAYSSV
- a CDS encoding amidohydrolase; this translates as MTATLYRHGVIHSPADPFAEAILVEDGTIAWLGADDTADGLVSRADEVVDLDGALVAPGFVDAHVHVLETGLALESVDLTAAGGVRSLADALEAVHRAAQLRTDRRDDEPLLGFGWDEQAWPEGRAPTREEIDRAAGGAPVYLARVDVHSAVVSTSLADSAGLLGLPGWTEDGRVEREAHHAAREAARQVAPGRRTALYRRALQHAAAHGVVSVHEQSAPFIDTREGLVELLAMTERAADGLAHVVGYRGELCVTVDDARALLAAIPGLTGIGGDLNIDGSIGSRTAALRHPYADAPAGASPSDGVLYLTAEQICNHVTAVTRAGVHGGFHVIGDRAMDELLIGLGAASDVEGVEAIARAGHRLEHAEMIDAPALARLLLLGIRLSVQPAFDASWGGPGGLYATRLGAGRAAVLNPIADLAAAGVPLAFGSDTPVTALDPWAGVRAAVRHHEADQRISARAAFRAATRGGWRAAGLDHTGAGELRIGAPAHLAIWQAEHLVVQAADARTSSWSTDARAGTPLLPELGPDSPEPVCVRTVRDGVVLFDALG
- a CDS encoding helix-turn-helix transcriptional regulator; its protein translation is MAAQIPPAERLLNLVIALVNTAGRMTKEQVRASVSGYGDAPSDDAFERMFERDKDTLRDLGVPILTVTGAHGDDIGYRIDQDAYALPPLELTPAELGVLALAAQFWQDQALRTDTSRALTKLRAAGEGPESTDLVAGLAPRVRAAGGALSPLVDAVQARQAVRFTYRAASTGQVRDRTVEPWQLLTRRGGWVLVGFDRDRAASRSFRLSRIEGKVRVVGEPGQVVPPTREALEAVLASWASGEERVATLAVLPERAGATRARSVAAPDGSPDPGQDPALGGLLAHRDVLHVPYRSTWELAEELVGYGDAVVVLDPPALRETVLRLLRVASTFDRDARSGPAGSGPTGSGPTGAGQVVGRG
- a CDS encoding PH domain-containing protein, yielding MTDVTPPAGGTDDRRDLHAPFRPRLARAVTLTLVVVLLVLTAVLVVVLPAVIPDITASDRAAFAVAGAAFAWFCWRQASVVARPDADGLTVRNLVVTRRLSWAQIVSVRFGQGRPWVQLDLDDGDTLAVMGVQRSDGARAEREARRLATLVALHTATTQDD
- the hisG gene encoding ATP phosphoribosyltransferase, coding for MLRIAVPNKGSLSEPAADMLREAGYRQRRDSRELVLPDPDNDVEFFFLRPRDIAVYVGQGTVDVGITGRDLLLDSESSATEHLPLGFARSTFRFAAVAGSMDDVQQIDGRRVATSYPVLVGSYLRGQGVAPSGVVRLDGAVETAIRLGVADVIADVVETGTTLRAAGLEIFGEPLLRSEAVLVRRSDGEEPAGLDVLTRRLQGVLTAREYVLMDYDVPLAQVEAAVAITPGLESPTVSPLHNRDWAAVRAMVRRADTNRVMDALYEVGARAILVTSIHACRL